From a region of the Aeoliella mucimassa genome:
- a CDS encoding ISKra4 family transposase: MNVRSRWVDSLLGPLQVRRHYYHCRRCRHGLFPRDKTLGLGKRKFSPAAAQVVSIAGVQTSFAQSSEVTLRKLCGLKVSESTVERVTEDAGERLQTLLAEGETFGNTEPFAWQRDAHGKTCAYVSLDATGVRQQGPRGAQAEGRMAYVGMIYNINSEQDARSPDPHSVRYLSGFYELPELGRQLRRQAAAVGWDEAEQQIAISDGGAGLEEFLRVHFPRAERILDFWHASEYLVELSQSLYPDDEEHRTAQLASWCHRLKHQGGLSIVWMLQSLEKTNWSSAQREAYTTCLRYFQNHQHKMNYPRYVAHGWQIGSGPVESACKTVVAGRLKQSGMRWSQHGSNAVCHLRALYLSQRGCWEDYWQKYAA, from the coding sequence GTGAACGTTCGCTCGCGGTGGGTCGATAGCCTGCTCGGCCCACTGCAAGTGAGGCGTCACTACTACCACTGCCGCCGGTGCCGTCACGGATTGTTTCCGCGGGACAAAACGTTGGGACTCGGCAAGCGAAAGTTTAGTCCGGCCGCGGCCCAGGTGGTGAGCATCGCCGGCGTGCAAACGAGCTTCGCTCAGTCGAGCGAAGTGACACTTCGTAAACTGTGTGGACTGAAAGTCAGCGAGTCGACCGTCGAACGAGTCACCGAAGACGCTGGCGAGCGTCTCCAAACGTTACTCGCCGAAGGCGAGACGTTTGGCAACACAGAGCCGTTCGCCTGGCAACGCGATGCGCATGGCAAGACGTGCGCGTACGTGAGTCTCGACGCCACAGGCGTGCGACAGCAAGGCCCTCGTGGCGCGCAGGCCGAGGGCCGCATGGCGTACGTCGGCATGATTTACAACATAAACAGCGAGCAGGATGCTCGCTCGCCCGACCCGCATTCGGTGCGGTATTTATCGGGGTTTTATGAACTCCCGGAACTTGGGCGGCAACTGCGTCGCCAAGCCGCCGCGGTTGGGTGGGACGAGGCAGAGCAGCAGATCGCGATCTCGGATGGCGGTGCTGGTTTAGAAGAGTTCTTGCGAGTGCACTTCCCGCGTGCGGAGCGGATCCTCGACTTCTGGCACGCGAGTGAGTACCTGGTGGAATTAAGCCAGTCGCTCTATCCGGACGACGAGGAGCATCGCACTGCTCAGTTGGCATCGTGGTGTCACCGGCTGAAGCACCAAGGAGGCTTGAGCATCGTGTGGATGTTGCAGTCGCTGGAGAAGACCAACTGGTCTTCCGCTCAACGCGAAGCTTATACGACCTGCCTGCGATACTTCCAAAACCACCAGCACAAGATGAACTACCCCCGCTACGTGGCCCACGGCTGGCAGATCGGCAGCGGCCCGGTCGAGAGCGCGTGCAAAACCGTCGTGGCGGGGCGCTTGAAGCAAAGCGGCATGCGCTGGAGCCAGCACGGCTCAAACGCCGTGTGCCACCTCCGCGCCCTCTACCTCAGCCAACGCGGCTGCTGGGAAGACTACTGGCAAAAGTACGCAGCTTAA
- a CDS encoding TlpA family protein disulfide reductase — MAKSNNLTLWVFLLLGAAAIVLYLRLPRLPAGSPTIPLPTPLPTVKVEGWTNTSSPPKAADLKGKWVLVDCWATWCGPCRAAMPELAAFRKRHPEVVVLGITNDTSVDLPEIEGVVNSVEGFDWPVAYGADEYFYEYGIDAIPALMLYDPNGKLAISKVHSLAKIEQLVASEQ, encoded by the coding sequence ATGGCTAAGTCGAACAACCTCACTCTCTGGGTGTTCCTTCTACTCGGTGCTGCGGCGATCGTACTCTACCTACGATTGCCGCGGCTGCCGGCTGGGTCGCCAACCATTCCCCTGCCCACACCGCTACCAACGGTAAAGGTGGAAGGCTGGACCAACACTTCCTCGCCCCCCAAGGCTGCTGACCTGAAAGGCAAGTGGGTGCTGGTGGATTGCTGGGCGACCTGGTGCGGGCCGTGCCGGGCGGCGATGCCCGAACTCGCTGCGTTCCGCAAACGGCACCCCGAAGTGGTGGTGCTCGGCATCACCAACGACACCTCAGTCGACCTGCCGGAAATCGAAGGCGTGGTCAACTCGGTCGAGGGTTTCGACTGGCCGGTAGCGTACGGAGCCGATGAGTACTTCTACGAGTACGGCATTGACGCCATTCCGGCGCTCATGCTTTACGACCCCAACGGCAAGCTGGCGATCTCCAAAGTGCACTCGCTGGCAAAGATCGAGCAGCTGGTAGCCAGCGAGCAGTAA
- a CDS encoding aminotransferase class IV, which yields MSNRQAYYCGQWIAEHQLSIPVGDLGFSMGITATERLRTFGGQLFREHEHLRRMGHSLDIIGLPAESLVAELTRAIEEYVPRHAAQITPGDDWAVVAFVTPGSGSGPTVAVHGLPIGFGEWADQFESGVSLYVSDHRQVPPNCWPAELKCRSRMHYYLADQQARRREARARALLLDQQGFVGEGSTANVAIYHQQTGIATPKSTKVLPGVSVAVLAELAAAAGIAFTERDITLDEFLAADEVWLTSTSICMLPVVAVDNHPIGSGTPGPVYQRLLADWSTLVGVDIAEQARTFAVRSS from the coding sequence ATGTCGAACCGCCAAGCCTATTACTGCGGCCAGTGGATCGCCGAACACCAGCTGTCGATCCCGGTGGGTGACCTCGGCTTTTCGATGGGTATCACCGCCACCGAGCGACTGCGGACGTTCGGCGGGCAGCTGTTTCGGGAGCACGAGCATCTGCGACGCATGGGGCACTCGCTCGACATCATTGGGTTGCCGGCCGAGTCGCTCGTGGCCGAGCTCACTCGCGCGATCGAAGAGTACGTGCCTCGCCATGCAGCGCAGATCACCCCCGGCGACGACTGGGCGGTCGTCGCGTTCGTTACGCCTGGCAGTGGTTCGGGTCCGACGGTCGCAGTGCATGGATTGCCGATTGGGTTTGGGGAATGGGCCGATCAGTTTGAGTCGGGAGTTTCGTTGTATGTGAGCGATCACCGACAGGTGCCGCCGAATTGCTGGCCTGCGGAGCTGAAGTGTCGCAGCCGGATGCATTACTACCTGGCCGACCAGCAGGCCCGCCGCCGCGAGGCTCGCGCCCGCGCGCTGTTGCTCGACCAGCAAGGCTTTGTCGGCGAGGGCTCCACGGCCAACGTGGCCATCTACCACCAGCAAACTGGCATCGCGACCCCCAAGAGCACCAAGGTGCTGCCTGGCGTGAGCGTCGCGGTGCTGGCCGAACTGGCTGCCGCAGCAGGCATCGCGTTCACCGAACGCGACATCACGCTCGACGAGTTCCTGGCCGCCGATGAAGTCTGGCTCACCAGCACGTCGATCTGCATGCTGCCGGTCGTTGCGGTCGACAACCATCCGATCGGCTCCGGCACGCCCGGCCCGGTTTACCAGCGGCTGCTGGCCGACTGGAGCACGCTGGTAGGGGTCGACATTGCCGAGCAAGCCCGCACGTTTGCGGTTCGCAGCTCCTAG
- a CDS encoding transglutaminase-like domain-containing protein: MIPQMAKTTPLPCLLLLLLCCHSASAQLLDSSAEESGIDPERVGEKVTVQFRVGAEITAVRGACKDIRAMVAVPFECAEQSVRLVSEDFSRHVDKVKVRDLDGGAQQMLITIPYLGAGETATAIQTYEVTTNTIEPPEDEDTVDLVIPKRPDRKVRKYLTSSPMIESRDGKIRSLAGELWRETDDLSTEDGEVTDWRRIEHLYDYMLENIKYSEGPDKSAANTLRDGKADCFGRSALFIALCRANDIPARVVWVDQHCYAEFYMEDAEGTGQWFPIESAGSRSFGGMPLARTIMQKGDSFQVPERRGEKLFYASDYLMALPVGKSGKPTVKYIREEVPQ; the protein is encoded by the coding sequence ATGATTCCGCAAATGGCGAAGACCACTCCCCTGCCCTGCCTGCTCCTTTTACTGTTGTGCTGCCATTCGGCCAGCGCGCAGTTGCTCGATTCGTCGGCCGAGGAGTCGGGCATCGATCCCGAGCGGGTCGGCGAGAAGGTTACCGTGCAGTTTCGCGTAGGTGCCGAAATCACCGCTGTTCGCGGCGCGTGCAAAGACATCCGCGCGATGGTCGCGGTGCCGTTTGAGTGCGCGGAGCAATCGGTCAGGCTGGTCTCCGAGGACTTCAGCCGCCATGTCGACAAGGTGAAGGTCCGCGACCTCGATGGCGGTGCGCAGCAGATGCTAATCACCATTCCGTATCTCGGCGCCGGCGAAACCGCCACGGCGATCCAAACCTACGAAGTCACCACTAACACGATCGAGCCGCCGGAAGACGAAGACACCGTCGACCTGGTGATCCCCAAACGCCCTGACCGCAAGGTACGGAAGTACCTGACCTCGAGCCCGATGATCGAATCTCGCGACGGCAAGATTCGTTCCCTCGCTGGCGAGCTATGGCGCGAGACCGACGACCTGTCGACCGAAGATGGCGAGGTTACCGACTGGCGGCGGATCGAGCATCTGTACGACTACATGCTCGAGAACATCAAGTACTCCGAAGGCCCCGACAAGAGCGCGGCCAACACCTTGCGCGACGGTAAGGCCGACTGCTTCGGCCGCAGTGCGCTGTTCATCGCGTTGTGCCGGGCGAACGACATCCCGGCTCGCGTGGTCTGGGTCGACCAGCATTGCTACGCGGAGTTCTACATGGAAGACGCCGAAGGCACCGGGCAGTGGTTCCCGATCGAGTCGGCTGGCTCGCGAAGCTTCGGCGGCATGCCGCTCGCGCGGACTATCATGCAGAAAGGGGATAGCTTTCAGGTCCCCGAGCGTCGCGGCGAGAAGCTGTTTTACGCTTCCGATTACTTGATGGCTTTGCCAGTCGGCAAAAGTGGCAAGCCGACTGTGAAGTACATTCGCGAAGAAGTACCGCAGTAG
- a CDS encoding all3515 family Zur-repressed PEP-CTERM protein — protein MRRFIAAFLLLAIFGLDQTARAERLTYYIGLDAHPTINYYEHADNTYVGLENPNYNRLTFLYAHWVQSPLPVQANHYHGRSNYFYSGAAESPTVLSSNPDNVIPELYTGFPGLELREADSGLYAGKLTSYIYDDTSEATGEEGHYSDLRMGTVHELDGYTPTEAEYWMRYGNRGKIGGPDGASDTVGRYSGDLVGAEIAITLLDITPGLHVGNTDTIDLFESSDTFVLGDGETFRFDPTFWTEADASIGDYTATFMLTDLNSGTTGILDSGAFSLNFTVVPEPSSVVIAALLGVGLLAVYRR, from the coding sequence ATGCGACGTTTCATTGCTGCTTTCTTGCTGTTGGCCATCTTCGGCCTCGACCAAACCGCTCGTGCTGAGCGTTTGACCTACTACATTGGCTTAGATGCTCATCCAACCATCAACTACTACGAGCACGCTGACAATACCTACGTAGGGCTCGAAAACCCCAACTACAACCGGCTAACGTTCCTCTACGCCCACTGGGTCCAGTCTCCTTTGCCGGTACAAGCCAATCACTACCATGGCCGTAGCAACTACTTCTACAGCGGTGCGGCCGAAAGCCCTACGGTGCTGTCTTCGAATCCCGACAACGTGATTCCAGAACTCTATACCGGTTTTCCTGGTCTTGAGCTTCGCGAAGCCGATAGTGGTCTCTATGCGGGCAAGCTCACGAGCTATATCTACGACGACACTTCCGAAGCCACCGGCGAGGAAGGGCATTACAGCGACTTGCGAATGGGAACCGTTCACGAACTTGATGGCTATACCCCCACCGAAGCCGAGTACTGGATGCGGTATGGCAATCGTGGCAAGATCGGCGGGCCTGATGGCGCGAGCGACACCGTGGGACGCTATTCAGGCGACTTGGTCGGCGCCGAGATCGCGATCACGCTGCTCGATATCACTCCCGGACTGCACGTCGGCAACACCGATACGATCGACCTGTTCGAGTCGTCCGACACCTTCGTACTGGGCGATGGGGAAACGTTCCGCTTCGACCCTACTTTCTGGACCGAAGCCGATGCATCGATCGGCGACTACACGGCCACTTTCATGCTCACTGATTTGAATTCAGGAACCACCGGAATCCTCGATTCGGGAGCGTTCAGTCTGAACTTCACCGTGGTGCCCGAACCCTCTTCGGTTGTGATTGCTGCACTGCTCGGCGTGGGGCTGCTGGCGGTCTATCGACGATAA
- a CDS encoding IS630 family transposase, translating into MPKLNDEFCERMEDVLEQYEKPLDPNEPVVCLDEQPYQRVDDARPPEPAAPGKIAKQDYEYRRCGTCSVFVAVEPKAGKRFVQAKRHRKRADFARFVRDLLKRYPDAERVHLVMDNLNTHNEKSLIETFGEEAARPMLERIVWHFTPKHASWLNMAEIEISAIQRQCLGRRLASLDKVQSELSHCSRDRNRKKIKINWTFHRKDAKRVFPELYRK; encoded by the coding sequence GTGCCCAAGCTGAACGACGAGTTCTGTGAGCGGATGGAGGACGTCCTCGAGCAGTACGAGAAGCCGCTCGACCCGAACGAGCCGGTCGTCTGCCTCGACGAGCAGCCCTATCAGAGGGTCGACGACGCGCGGCCGCCCGAGCCCGCGGCACCCGGCAAGATCGCGAAGCAGGACTACGAGTACCGCCGCTGCGGAACCTGCAGCGTGTTCGTGGCGGTCGAGCCGAAGGCGGGCAAGCGATTCGTTCAGGCCAAGCGTCACCGCAAGCGAGCCGACTTCGCCCGGTTCGTCCGCGACCTCTTGAAGCGCTATCCCGACGCAGAGCGGGTTCATCTGGTGATGGACAACCTCAACACGCACAACGAGAAGTCGTTGATCGAAACCTTTGGCGAGGAGGCGGCTCGGCCAATGCTGGAGCGGATTGTGTGGCATTTTACCCCCAAGCATGCCAGTTGGCTCAACATGGCCGAGATCGAAATCTCGGCCATACAGCGACAATGCCTGGGACGTCGGTTGGCTTCGCTCGACAAGGTTCAAAGCGAACTCTCCCACTGTTCACGCGACCGCAATCGGAAGAAAATCAAAATCAATTGGACCTTCCATCGAAAAGACGCCAAACGCGTCTTCCCTGAACTCTATAGGAAATGA
- the rph gene encoding ribonuclease PH, with product MPPRNAGRAADELRTVSFERGFYANAAGSVLVRSGDTVVLCTASVSDDLPPWLAGKGKGWVTAEYNMLPGSTSPRKQRDRKKVDGRTTEIQRLIGRSLRAIVDQKVLGELAVTVDCDVLKADGGTRTASITGAYLALHDALAACEEFSPAGRWPLTDSVAAVSAGIVAGETLLDLDYSEDSTAEVDMNVIMTGSGKFIEVQGTGEGGTFDAAQLQSLLAVCSKGIQELTDKQKAALA from the coding sequence ATGCCTCCACGCAACGCTGGCCGCGCGGCCGACGAACTTCGCACTGTTAGTTTCGAACGCGGTTTCTACGCCAACGCTGCTGGAAGCGTGCTCGTCCGCTCCGGCGACACGGTGGTACTCTGCACTGCCAGCGTGTCCGACGATTTGCCCCCTTGGCTGGCCGGCAAAGGAAAAGGCTGGGTAACCGCCGAGTACAACATGCTGCCCGGCAGCACCTCGCCGCGCAAGCAGCGCGATCGCAAGAAGGTGGATGGTCGCACCACCGAGATCCAGCGATTGATCGGTCGTAGCTTGCGGGCGATTGTCGACCAAAAGGTGCTCGGCGAGTTGGCCGTTACCGTCGACTGCGACGTACTCAAGGCCGACGGCGGCACCCGCACTGCCAGCATCACCGGCGCGTACCTCGCGCTGCACGACGCCTTGGCCGCCTGCGAGGAGTTCTCGCCCGCAGGGCGTTGGCCGCTGACCGATTCGGTCGCCGCGGTGAGTGCCGGCATCGTCGCGGGCGAAACGTTGCTCGACCTCGACTACTCCGAAGACTCCACCGCCGAAGTCGACATGAACGTCATCATGACCGGCAGCGGTAAGTTCATCGAAGTCCAAGGCACCGGCGAAGGAGGCACCTTCGACGCCGCGCAACTGCAGTCGCTACTGGCCGTCTGCAGCAAGGGCATCCAAGAACTCACCGACAAGCAAAAAGCAGCCTTGGCCTAA
- a CDS encoding IS110 family RNA-guided transposase: protein MKYVGADLHKKTVSLCVVEWHDHSTRVVQRKRLRCDEPDQIGEFLASLGEFCITVEATIGYDWFAALAEPLARRVVIAHPHKLRVIADSTRKSDKIDAQTLADFLAHNMIPEAWRATPRVRQHRSLIRRRQKVQNRITSIKTTIRALLTRYNADRRDLFTRIGRKALRQFQFLDEERWLVDDLLEDLDQARHHLANVDCRLREFAERAPLAEREAREVLATLPGAGPVTINVLLAELGDWRRFTSGDAVVAFAGLSPGFRESDGHRKALGITKAGSPLLRWAMIQLAHRVKQSSSRWRTTFERLSQRTGKKKATCAIARRLLLVVHAMLRDGRAYQFAAAK from the coding sequence ATGAAGTACGTTGGTGCCGATTTGCATAAGAAGACCGTTAGCCTGTGCGTGGTCGAATGGCACGACCACTCCACGCGAGTCGTCCAGCGAAAGCGACTACGCTGCGACGAGCCCGATCAGATCGGCGAGTTCCTCGCCTCGCTCGGGGAGTTTTGCATCACCGTCGAGGCGACCATCGGCTACGACTGGTTTGCGGCCCTGGCCGAACCGCTGGCCCGGCGGGTGGTGATCGCCCACCCCCATAAACTCCGCGTCATCGCCGACAGCACTCGCAAGAGCGACAAGATCGATGCCCAGACGCTGGCCGACTTTCTGGCTCACAACATGATCCCCGAAGCGTGGCGAGCCACGCCCCGCGTGCGGCAACATCGCTCGCTGATCCGCCGACGGCAGAAGGTGCAGAATCGCATCACCTCGATCAAGACCACGATTCGCGCGCTATTGACCCGTTACAACGCCGACCGCCGCGACCTGTTCACTCGCATCGGGCGGAAGGCCCTCAGACAGTTTCAATTTCTCGACGAAGAACGGTGGCTCGTTGACGACCTGTTGGAAGACCTCGACCAGGCCCGGCACCACTTGGCGAACGTCGATTGCCGGTTGCGTGAGTTCGCCGAGCGGGCACCGCTGGCCGAACGCGAAGCCCGCGAGGTGTTGGCCACGCTTCCCGGCGCAGGTCCGGTGACCATCAACGTGCTACTGGCCGAGTTGGGCGACTGGCGACGGTTTACTAGCGGCGATGCGGTGGTCGCCTTTGCGGGACTGTCGCCCGGGTTCCGCGAAAGCGATGGCCACCGCAAGGCCTTGGGCATCACCAAAGCGGGCTCGCCGCTGTTGCGGTGGGCGATGATTCAACTGGCCCACCGGGTCAAGCAATCGAGCAGCCGCTGGCGGACGACCTTCGAGCGATTAAGCCAACGCACCGGCAAGAAAAAGGCGACCTGTGCGATTGCCCGGCGACTGCTCTTGGTCGTCCACGCCATGCTCCGCGACGGACGAGCCTACCAGTTTGCCGCGGCCAAGTAG
- a CDS encoding IS5 family transposase produces the protein MATKEKRTYKVTNWKEYNKSLIERGNITIWFSDEALENWEHPNDQTKVGRPFVFSDTAIECLLTIRELLKLPYRQTEGFGRSLVAMLGVEAAIPNYSSLAKRASKLNVSLDIANKRGDIDIVVDSTGMKVFGEGEWKMRTHGKSKRRTWRKLHLSVNPDTREIVAEILTENSCHDADAVPEMLEQVEQPVKKFHGDGSYDKWKVYEGLESEGIEPVIPPQHNAKIKQHGNSAEEPLPRDEAIRQIRRKGRRSWKEEVGYHRRSLAETTMYRVKQSFGSHLKNRVFENQQTEARLRCKIINQFTQLGLPQFEWS, from the coding sequence ATGGCTACGAAAGAAAAACGAACCTACAAAGTCACGAACTGGAAGGAGTATAACAAGTCGCTCATCGAGCGTGGAAACATCACTATTTGGTTTAGCGACGAGGCGTTGGAGAACTGGGAACATCCTAACGACCAGACAAAAGTCGGTCGCCCTTTTGTCTTCAGCGATACGGCGATCGAGTGCTTGCTGACGATTCGCGAACTGCTGAAACTTCCCTATCGGCAGACTGAGGGATTCGGCCGCTCGCTGGTGGCGATGTTGGGCGTCGAGGCAGCGATTCCCAATTATTCTTCGCTCGCCAAGCGAGCCAGCAAGCTGAATGTTTCGCTCGATATCGCTAACAAGAGGGGCGACATCGATATCGTGGTGGATAGCACCGGCATGAAAGTGTTTGGCGAGGGCGAATGGAAGATGCGGACGCATGGCAAGTCGAAGCGGCGGACATGGCGGAAGCTGCATTTGTCGGTGAATCCTGACACCCGCGAGATTGTGGCGGAGATTTTGACCGAGAACAGTTGCCACGATGCCGATGCGGTTCCCGAAATGCTGGAGCAGGTGGAGCAGCCCGTAAAAAAGTTTCACGGCGACGGTAGTTACGACAAGTGGAAGGTTTATGAAGGGCTGGAATCCGAAGGCATTGAGCCGGTGATTCCGCCGCAGCACAACGCCAAGATCAAACAACATGGCAACTCTGCGGAGGAGCCTTTGCCCCGGGACGAGGCAATTCGTCAGATTCGACGCAAGGGGCGTAGGAGTTGGAAAGAGGAAGTGGGCTATCATCGTAGAAGCTTGGCGGAAACGACCATGTACCGAGTGAAACAAAGCTTTGGGAGCCATCTCAAAAACCGAGTATTCGAAAACCAACAAACGGAAGCCCGCTTGCGCTGTAAAATCATCAATCAATTCACCCAACTCGGGCTTCCACAGTTCGAGTGGAGTTAG
- a CDS encoding 3-keto-disaccharide hydrolase — protein sequence MKKILLLALAVVLAQLCDNSNADEYLNGIKWQEPAKVTPGEENSDAPSDAVVLFDGKSLDAWDNGDKWLVEDGVATVRNGGIRTKEKFGDCQLHIEWSSPNPPSGEGQGCGNSGVFLMDTYEIQVLDSYTTKTYHDGQAGAIYKQTPPAVNATRKPGEWNTYDIFWTCPRFDEDGELVSPAYITVVHNGVLIHNHFALLGDTPYHRPPEYKPMGEKGAISLQDHGNPVRYRNIWIREFKPAEGEQVREPFLKNGDNETPVSEVYGNNK from the coding sequence ATGAAAAAGATCCTCTTGCTAGCACTGGCGGTCGTCCTCGCGCAACTTTGCGACAACTCTAACGCCGATGAGTACCTCAACGGCATCAAATGGCAGGAACCTGCCAAGGTGACACCGGGCGAAGAGAACAGCGATGCTCCTTCGGACGCGGTGGTGCTGTTCGATGGCAAGAGCCTCGACGCCTGGGACAACGGCGACAAGTGGCTGGTGGAAGACGGGGTGGCCACGGTTCGCAATGGCGGCATCCGCACCAAGGAAAAGTTTGGCGATTGCCAACTGCACATCGAATGGTCGTCGCCGAATCCTCCCAGCGGCGAAGGTCAGGGCTGCGGCAACAGCGGCGTGTTCCTGATGGACACCTACGAGATCCAAGTGCTCGACTCGTACACCACCAAGACCTACCACGACGGCCAGGCCGGCGCGATCTACAAGCAGACTCCTCCTGCGGTAAACGCGACCCGCAAGCCCGGTGAGTGGAACACCTACGACATCTTCTGGACCTGCCCTCGATTCGATGAAGATGGCGAATTGGTCTCGCCCGCCTATATTACGGTAGTGCACAACGGCGTTTTGATTCATAATCACTTCGCTTTGCTGGGCGACACCCCTTACCACCGCCCGCCAGAGTACAAGCCGATGGGCGAAAAGGGTGCGATCTCGCTTCAAGATCACGGCAACCCAGTTCGCTATCGCAACATCTGGATCCGTGAATTCAAACCAGCCGAAGGCGAACAAGTTCGCGAACCCTTCCTGAAAAACGGCGACAATGAAACGCCGGTCAGCGAAGTCTACGGCAACAACAAATGA
- the mnmA gene encoding tRNA 2-thiouridine(34) synthase MnmA, with product MARVVLAMSGGVDSSVAAHLLLEAGHHVIGVFMRHGHQSPAVCDLGDAPASAELPIVRLDHKQGCCTAADAEDARRVADRLQIPFYAIDLNAEFGQIMDYFAAEYAAGRTPNPCVQCNNWIKFGKLFDYADSVGAEYVATGHYARLQTIDGQPALVRGIDDAKDQSYVLFGIQRPYLQRMMLPVGEYRKPAIRELATEVGMNVADKKDSQEICFVTSGRYDEFVRHRREGESVPGDMVTTSGEVVGTHQGIEGFTVGQRKGLGVALGERKFVVRIEPDTHRVVLGDRNELGRAELTASECNWLTEVPVAEPQRGLAQIRYNAPAAPARFTRLEGDRLQVTFDEPQFAVAPGQAVVCYDGPRVVGGGWID from the coding sequence ATGGCACGTGTCGTCCTGGCAATGAGCGGTGGAGTCGACTCGAGCGTGGCAGCCCATCTGCTTCTGGAAGCGGGCCACCACGTGATCGGTGTCTTCATGCGCCATGGGCATCAAAGCCCCGCGGTTTGCGACCTGGGAGACGCGCCGGCTTCAGCGGAGCTGCCGATCGTGCGGCTCGACCACAAGCAAGGCTGCTGCACCGCGGCCGATGCCGAAGACGCCCGCCGCGTGGCCGATCGCCTGCAGATTCCATTTTACGCGATCGATCTGAACGCCGAGTTCGGGCAGATCATGGACTACTTTGCGGCCGAGTACGCTGCGGGTCGTACGCCGAATCCTTGCGTGCAGTGCAACAACTGGATCAAGTTCGGCAAGCTGTTCGACTACGCCGACTCGGTGGGAGCCGAGTACGTGGCCACGGGGCACTACGCCCGACTGCAAACTATCGACGGCCAGCCGGCCCTCGTCCGCGGCATCGACGACGCAAAGGATCAGTCGTACGTGCTGTTCGGCATCCAGCGACCTTACCTGCAGCGGATGATGCTGCCGGTCGGCGAGTATCGTAAGCCAGCGATTCGCGAGCTGGCGACCGAAGTCGGCATGAACGTCGCCGACAAGAAAGACAGCCAGGAAATCTGCTTCGTGACGAGCGGCCGCTACGACGAGTTTGTCCGCCATCGCCGCGAGGGAGAGTCGGTGCCCGGCGACATGGTCACCACGTCGGGCGAGGTGGTCGGCACCCACCAAGGGATCGAAGGATTCACCGTGGGCCAGCGCAAGGGGCTCGGCGTCGCACTCGGCGAACGAAAATTCGTGGTTCGCATCGAGCCCGATACCCATCGCGTGGTGCTCGGCGATCGCAACGAACTCGGCCGCGCCGAGCTGACCGCTAGCGAGTGCAACTGGCTGACCGAAGTGCCAGTGGCCGAACCGCAGCGGGGGCTGGCCCAGATTCGCTACAACGCCCCGGCCGCGCCGGCCCGGTTCACCCGACTCGAAGGGGATCGCTTGCAGGTGACGTTCGACGAGCCACAGTTTGCAGTCGCTCCGGGCCAGGCGGTGGTCTGCTACGACGGCCCCCGCGTCGTCGGCGGCGGCTGGATCGACTAA
- a CDS encoding helix-turn-helix domain-containing protein: MKKHIVCLDHQARGGLEQLARSGARAAQVVRRCQILLKSDSGCTDEEIAEHVGCTTRNVRAVRKRFCEEGVQRAVYDAPRSGRPPEFTKRQQQQVIALACSEPPEGRARWTLELLCEHAVKEGFVDSLSVTEVSLWLKEHDLKPWRKKLGACPS, translated from the coding sequence ATGAAAAAGCACATTGTTTGCCTGGACCACCAGGCCCGTGGAGGTTTGGAGCAGCTAGCACGCTCAGGCGCCCGCGCGGCGCAAGTGGTGCGTCGCTGCCAGATATTATTGAAATCGGACTCGGGATGCACCGACGAAGAGATCGCCGAGCATGTGGGCTGCACGACGCGCAACGTCCGAGCCGTCCGAAAGCGGTTCTGCGAAGAGGGCGTCCAGCGGGCGGTGTACGATGCGCCTCGCTCGGGCCGCCCCCCAGAGTTCACCAAGCGGCAGCAGCAACAGGTAATCGCCCTGGCGTGCAGCGAGCCGCCCGAGGGACGGGCTCGCTGGACGCTGGAATTGTTGTGCGAGCACGCGGTGAAGGAAGGCTTCGTCGATTCGCTCAGCGTGACGGAGGTCTCGCTGTGGCTCAAGGAACACGACCTGAAGCCGTGGCGAAAAAAACTTGGTGCGTGCCCAAGCTGA